The proteins below come from a single Canis aureus isolate CA01 chromosome 14, VMU_Caureus_v.1.0, whole genome shotgun sequence genomic window:
- the LOC144283780 gene encoding uncharacterized protein LOC144283780, which translates to MPETATTLRFPGSREEAGRDGPPRFGDAPRNGRAVLPPRADSAFPCGAGVIGPRVCVSISGRQRREGGSRVPFVHPRRTSGTVGVRAWLIGLGIIPRLVPQEDSGVGKMKQTPKADVLAQDLKSTSQLTQLPF; encoded by the coding sequence ATGCCGGAGACGGCGACGACTTTGAGGTTTccaggaagcagggaggaggcaggacgAGACGGTCCGCCGCGCTTTGGGGATGCTCCACGGAACGGCCGAGCAGTCCTTCCACCCCGCGCCGACTCCGCCTTTCCCTGCGGAGCGGGCGTTATCGGTCCTCGCGTTTGTGTGAGCATCTCCGGGAGGCAGCGTCGTGAAGGCGGGTCTCGAGTTCCGTTTGTACATCCACGGAGGACTTCCGGGACGGTCGGCGTAAGAGCGTGGCTTATCGGACTCGGAATCATTCCCCGGCTGGTACCGCAAGAGGACAGTGGCGTAGGGAAGATGAAGCAGACGCCCAAGGCAGATGTACTGGCACAGGATTTAAAAAGTACGTCTCAGCTGACACAGTTGCCATTTTAA